A genomic window from Filimonas effusa includes:
- a CDS encoding MFS transporter → MKISSLRTPIYSGRKQSFTEVTEEALTERIAVIGNSEAAPPIEEKTGRGESRYRRIRFCIFLSGVSVFAQLYAFQPLLSQVSSYFGRSAAVSSLTVSSSTLGMATGLLFFAFMADNFSRKGLMVFSLFSSAALTLLSPLLPNYPLLVLFIFLKGVCVSGVSAVALAYLAEEVSAVTIGAAISFYLAGNTFGGMAGRIIAALIAGWVGWKWAIFSIGIIGLICAVIFVYKFPASRFFNSCRVPFRDKRRQMKQLFMNKTLLGLYAIAACLLGCFVSVYNYLGFRLEAAPFHLPHYLIAAIFLMYSFGIAGNILAGKLSDRFSSRNMLSMFILLVVTGLLLMMTPYLILIIPGLALFTLSFFSAQTMAGRQVTVLAPAARTSATALYWLFYYVGSSTIGSFSGVFIDKGNWNGFFGALLLFSGLSFVLALRGRLNKA, encoded by the coding sequence ATGAAAATAAGTTCTTTAAGGACACCTATTTATTCAGGAAGGAAGCAATCATTTACAGAAGTAACGGAAGAAGCGCTTACAGAAAGGATTGCTGTCATAGGAAACAGTGAAGCGGCACCCCCCATAGAAGAAAAGACGGGCAGGGGTGAAAGCCGTTACCGCAGAATACGGTTCTGTATTTTTCTTTCAGGCGTATCTGTATTTGCACAGTTATATGCTTTTCAACCACTTTTATCACAGGTTTCGTCGTATTTCGGACGCTCTGCAGCCGTCAGCAGCTTAACGGTTTCTTCTTCTACCTTGGGAATGGCTACCGGATTGTTATTCTTTGCATTTATGGCAGATAATTTTTCAAGGAAAGGCTTAATGGTGTTTTCTCTTTTCAGCTCTGCCGCACTTACGCTCTTATCTCCCTTACTGCCTAACTATCCGTTGCTGGTGTTATTCATTTTCCTGAAAGGAGTTTGTGTTTCCGGAGTATCGGCAGTAGCCCTGGCTTATCTGGCCGAGGAAGTTTCGGCTGTCACCATTGGAGCCGCTATCAGTTTTTATCTCGCAGGCAATACCTTCGGGGGCATGGCCGGCAGGATCATTGCAGCACTAATAGCAGGCTGGGTGGGATGGAAATGGGCCATTTTCAGTATTGGCATCATAGGACTCATATGTGCCGTGATCTTTGTTTACAAGTTCCCCGCCTCCCGTTTTTTCAATTCCTGCCGGGTTCCTTTCCGGGATAAACGCCGGCAAATGAAGCAGCTGTTCATGAACAAAACACTGCTGGGGTTATACGCGATCGCAGCATGCTTACTCGGCTGTTTTGTAAGTGTTTACAACTATCTAGGTTTCCGCCTCGAAGCCGCCCCTTTTCACCTTCCCCACTACCTTATTGCAGCTATCTTCCTGATGTATTCTTTTGGTATTGCAGGAAACATACTGGCCGGCAAACTGTCCGACAGGTTCTCGTCACGGAATATGTTAAGTATGTTCATTCTGCTCGTTGTAACGGGATTATTGCTGATGATGACGCCATATCTCATACTCATCATTCCGGGACTGGCACTTTTCACGCTATCATTTTTCAGCGCTCAAACCATGGCAGGCAGGCAGGTAACTGTATTGGCTCCTGCAGCACGAACTTCAGCAACTGCATTATATTGGCTGTTTTATTATGTCGGATCCAGCACCATTGGCAGTTTCAGCGGCGTTTTTATTGACAAAGGCAACTGGAATGGCTTCTTCGGTGCGCTACTCCTATTCAGCGGGCTTTCGTTTGTATTGGCGCTCAGAGGCCGGCTTAATAAGGCATAA
- a CDS encoding cytochrome d ubiquinol oxidase subunit II, whose amino-acid sequence MPRISFLVICQVILCCIESYLVSKISFIGKAGIALFYKEYRFLRSGWKTFLFFFTLQMIVILVLYLVKKKFPARIANYTATALLAISIAGLWATFHDFQHTFSHRLLKEQFHLAFYLFWLAWAGSCIFFLVSKPAAATLAPVAEGESRDLPDN is encoded by the coding sequence ATGCCAAGAATTTCGTTCCTGGTCATCTGCCAGGTTATCTTATGTTGTATAGAATCGTATCTGGTTTCCAAGATCTCCTTTATCGGTAAAGCCGGTATCGCACTGTTTTATAAAGAATACCGGTTCCTGCGATCAGGATGGAAGACATTCCTGTTCTTCTTTACATTACAAATGATAGTGATACTGGTGCTGTATCTTGTTAAAAAGAAGTTCCCTGCGAGGATAGCGAACTATACGGCAACAGCCCTGCTGGCAATATCGATAGCCGGTTTATGGGCTACTTTCCATGATTTCCAGCATACCTTCTCGCACCGTTTGTTGAAGGAGCAGTTTCATCTGGCTTTTTATTTGTTCTGGCTGGCATGGGCCGGCAGTTGTATATTCTTCCTGGTAAGTAAACCGGCAGCCGCAACTTTAGCACCAGTGGCGGAAGGAGAAAGCCGGGATCTGCCCGATAACTAA
- a CDS encoding Crp/Fnr family transcriptional regulator, with translation MESLEQIVEFRSSPELVEKLYQYSVIKHYEAGSVILNENASIRSIPIVTSGMIKVIRTEQDGREILLYYIKAGESCIMSFLGGLHNDTSKVKAEVEEEAEILFLPVDKIALLIKEYPQWLDYIFRLYHMRFEELLNIVNAIAFKKVDERLLALLRKKAELTQSRTIFITHEQLANELGTARVVVSRLLKQLEESQVVQLGRNKIMLV, from the coding sequence ATGGAAAGCCTGGAACAGATCGTTGAATTCAGATCATCTCCCGAACTGGTAGAAAAGCTGTACCAGTACAGCGTTATTAAGCATTATGAAGCCGGCAGCGTTATCCTTAATGAAAATGCTTCTATCCGCTCTATCCCTATTGTTACCAGCGGAATGATAAAGGTGATCCGTACTGAGCAGGACGGAAGGGAAATTCTCCTTTATTATATCAAGGCAGGAGAAAGCTGTATCATGTCGTTTCTGGGCGGGCTGCACAATGATACCAGCAAGGTAAAGGCTGAAGTGGAAGAAGAGGCAGAGATCCTTTTCCTGCCGGTAGACAAGATCGCCCTTCTCATAAAAGAATATCCCCAATGGCTGGATTATATCTTCCGTTTATACCATATGCGTTTTGAAGAGCTGTTGAATATTGTTAATGCCATTGCCTTTAAAAAAGTAGATGAACGTTTGTTGGCGTTGCTGCGTAAAAAGGCTGAACTTACCCAAAGCCGAACCATTTTCATTACACATGAGCAGCTGGCCAACGAACTGGGAACAGCGCGTGTAGTTGTATCCAGATTATTGAAGCAACTGGAAGAGAGCCAGGTGGTTCAGTTAGGCAGGAATAAAATAATGCTTGTGTAA
- a CDS encoding putative signal transducing protein has protein sequence MTQAWFLLFRTSDFTKASIIKGMLEENRIRVVLLNKRDSSYLNFGDVELYVPAHLKDIARHLMDNTLMN, from the coding sequence ATGACACAAGCCTGGTTTCTTTTGTTCCGTACATCTGATTTTACCAAAGCCAGTATTATCAAGGGAATGCTGGAAGAAAACCGCATAAGGGTAGTACTGTTAAACAAACGCGACAGCAGCTATCTCAACTTCGGGGATGTTGAATTATATGTTCCCGCTCACCTGAAAGATATTGCCCGCCATCTTATGGACAATACGCTTATGAACTAA
- a CDS encoding OsmC family protein, with protein sequence MAQEHFYEVNITWKEGRIGELSSPVLSKTIECATPPEFPNGVPGIWSPEHLFVAAINSCYMATFLAIASNFKLPVDRFNCRTVAKLEMVEGRYLVTEAEMYPDVKLTDPEADKEKAMRVLEKAKAGCLVTNSMKTSVSMTATVN encoded by the coding sequence ATGGCACAGGAACATTTTTACGAAGTGAACATCACGTGGAAAGAAGGAAGGATTGGTGAATTATCAAGCCCTGTTCTAAGCAAGACAATTGAATGCGCTACGCCGCCTGAATTTCCCAACGGCGTTCCCGGCATCTGGTCGCCGGAACATTTATTTGTAGCAGCTATCAATAGTTGTTATATGGCCACTTTTCTGGCAATAGCTTCTAATTTCAAGCTGCCTGTCGACAGGTTTAATTGCAGAACAGTTGCTAAATTAGAGATGGTAGAAGGCAGGTACCTGGTTACGGAAGCGGAAATGTATCCCGATGTGAAGCTCACGGATCCGGAAGCGGATAAAGAAAAGGCGATGCGTGTATTGGAGAAAGCAAAGGCCGGCTGTCTTGTTACCAATTCCATGAAAACAAGTGTAAGCATGACAGCAACTGTCAATTGA
- a CDS encoding HlyD family secretion protein, whose translation MTNFLEANIEAEEQSSKWGAFSKVYRIRHRNNVRKWLIGVLVVLIIVMFLPWTQNIRAKGTVTTLRQEQRPQEVNTIIAGRVVKWNVKEGDFVKEGDTILQLGEVKVDYFDPELLQRTQQQIVAKQQSIEGYKGKANTAETQAKALAMARDLKLQSLDNKLLQQQLKVTSDSTDLIAVDNELSVYKRQIAAAQLMLDSGSISLVDFEKRKVGYQNGLAKRVSSENKLMQSRQELIALRIEKNSTVQEYTDKISKAEGDRFSSLSSVASTEADVAKLQNVYASYDIRNQLYYIKAPQSGQITKARKAGLGEMVKEGEMVVEIVPNHVQYAVEMFVEPMDLPLIDLGQKVRFVFDGFPAIVFSGWPSSSYGTFGGKVAAVETSVSYNGKFRVLVTEDPDEKKWPELLRMGGGASGIALLKDVPIYYELWRNINGFPPEFYKPSTEKGYAAKKEK comes from the coding sequence ATGACTAATTTTTTAGAAGCGAATATAGAAGCAGAAGAACAAAGCAGCAAATGGGGCGCTTTCAGTAAAGTTTACAGGATCCGCCATAGAAATAATGTCCGTAAATGGCTGATAGGCGTTCTGGTTGTTTTAATAATTGTTATGTTCCTGCCCTGGACACAGAATATCAGGGCTAAAGGAACCGTCACCACATTAAGACAGGAACAACGCCCACAGGAAGTAAATACCATTATTGCAGGTCGCGTTGTAAAGTGGAATGTAAAAGAAGGCGATTTCGTAAAGGAAGGAGATACTATTCTGCAACTCGGCGAGGTAAAGGTCGACTATTTTGATCCGGAGCTGTTGCAACGTACGCAACAACAGATTGTAGCCAAGCAGCAGAGTATAGAAGGTTACAAAGGAAAAGCCAATACAGCCGAAACGCAGGCAAAAGCGCTGGCAATGGCAAGAGACTTGAAGCTGCAGTCTTTGGACAACAAATTATTACAGCAACAACTGAAGGTTACCAGTGACAGCACCGATTTAATTGCAGTGGATAATGAGTTAAGTGTGTATAAACGCCAGATAGCAGCGGCACAGCTGATGCTCGATAGCGGCTCCATATCACTGGTCGATTTTGAAAAGCGTAAAGTGGGCTATCAGAACGGGCTGGCCAAAAGGGTAAGCTCTGAAAATAAATTGATGCAAAGCCGCCAGGAATTGATAGCGCTGCGAATAGAAAAGAACAGTACCGTACAGGAATATACCGACAAAATTTCAAAGGCAGAAGGAGATAGGTTTTCATCATTATCAAGCGTAGCAAGTACCGAAGCTGATGTAGCTAAGCTCCAGAACGTATATGCCAGCTACGATATCCGTAACCAACTGTATTACATAAAAGCCCCCCAGAGCGGCCAGATCACGAAAGCGCGTAAAGCGGGTCTCGGTGAAATGGTAAAGGAAGGTGAGATGGTTGTAGAAATAGTTCCCAACCACGTACAATATGCGGTTGAAATGTTCGTAGAACCCATGGACCTTCCGTTGATAGATCTGGGACAGAAAGTCCGGTTTGTATTTGACGGTTTCCCTGCTATTGTATTCAGCGGCTGGCCATCGAGCAGTTATGGTACCTTTGGCGGCAAAGTTGCCGCTGTAGAAACTTCGGTAAGTTATAACGGCAAGTTCAGGGTGCTGGTGACAGAAGATCCGGATGAAAAGAAATGGCCTGAATTATTACGTATGGGTGGCGGCGCCAGTGGTATCGCATTGCTGAAAGATGTTCCTATTTATTATGAGCTATGGCGTAACATCAATGGATTCCCACCCGAATTTTACAAACCTTCCACAGAGAAAGGCTATGCGGCTAAAAAGGAGAAATAG
- a CDS encoding DUF6691 family protein has translation MLKHNIADNDFEVRSTASATTDAGTPDHKWFHFLKYLVTGVLFGIVFVKGEVVSWFRIQEMFRLQSFHMYGVIGSAIAVAMIAVWFIKKLGIKTINGQSISFTPKKFNKGQVYGGLIFGSGWALTGACPGPLFAQIGTGATVIVVVLLSAIAGTWVYGLLREKLPH, from the coding sequence ATGCTTAAACATAATATCGCTGATAATGATTTTGAAGTCCGTTCAACGGCTTCAGCTACTACTGATGCCGGAACTCCGGATCATAAATGGTTCCATTTTCTGAAATACCTTGTAACAGGAGTGCTGTTTGGGATTGTATTCGTGAAAGGAGAAGTGGTCAGTTGGTTCCGCATACAGGAAATGTTCCGCCTGCAGTCTTTTCATATGTATGGCGTTATCGGAAGCGCTATTGCCGTGGCAATGATTGCTGTCTGGTTTATTAAAAAGCTGGGAATAAAAACCATCAATGGCCAATCAATTAGTTTTACACCTAAGAAATTCAACAAAGGACAGGTTTACGGCGGACTGATATTCGGCTCTGGCTGGGCCCTTACAGGAGCATGCCCCGGACCTTTGTTTGCACAGATAGGAACAGGCGCTACGGTTATTGTGGTGGTGTTACTGAGCGCTATTGCCGGAACCTGGGTATATGGTCTGTTACGCGAAAAACTGCCGCATTAG
- a CDS encoding YqgE/AlgH family protein, translating into MNAGTFLRSTQLLEGDFFENTIIFITEYNEKGAMGFVVNRLFPRSLNELQAFNKCLPFPLYEGGPADQEHLFFIHRRPDLVADGVPVAGNIFIGGNFQQAVTHINNGTITEKDVRIFIGYCGWDKGELEAEIKEGSWLASENEELFR; encoded by the coding sequence ATGAATGCAGGAACTTTTTTACGTAGTACACAGTTGTTGGAAGGTGATTTCTTCGAAAATACAATCATATTCATCACTGAGTATAATGAAAAAGGAGCGATGGGCTTCGTGGTTAACAGGTTATTTCCACGTAGCCTAAATGAACTGCAGGCGTTTAACAAATGCCTTCCTTTCCCCTTATATGAGGGCGGCCCTGCAGATCAGGAGCATCTTTTCTTTATTCATAGAAGACCGGACCTGGTAGCTGATGGCGTTCCGGTTGCTGGCAATATTTTCATAGGAGGAAATTTTCAACAGGCAGTTACTCATATCAACAATGGGACTATAACGGAAAAAGATGTCAGGATTTTTATCGGTTATTGCGGATGGGATAAAGGCGAACTGGAAGCAGAAATAAAAGAAGGCAGCT
- a CDS encoding TolC family protein has protein sequence MSKQYSVLILLICSIMYAGAVKAQQPEVLTPEQFIEWIRQYHPVARQAGLQVEKAEAELLSAKGGFDPTAGLNASRKTFDGKNYYYYTNPELKIPTPIGIDVKTGIENNGGDYITSEVTKGKTSYLGLEVPLMKGLLMDKRRAVLRQAKIYRDQSEQERRSMLNDLLFDAYTSYWQWAGAYQLYSIYNRYISIGYKRLQLLRNAYANGDKAMMDTVEAYTQIQSYEMQQADALLKLNNAALELSNFLWFGNDSAVLLPSHYRPDTLQFAINKEVGQVENILSQAVLQHPDLRSYEFKLDALEVERRLKFQSLLPYLTVKANLLNRDYYALKGLNGALLENNYKWGIDFKLPLFLREGRGDYRKAQLKIKETNLQFENKRWQVTNKVRSYFNEYAILQQQLRTTNSMYNNYSALLRNEELKFSQGESSLFMINSRESKLIELLQKQTELRIKYLKASYAVSWAAGLLQ, from the coding sequence ATGAGCAAGCAGTATTCAGTTTTAATCCTTCTTATTTGTTCCATCATGTATGCTGGTGCTGTAAAAGCGCAACAGCCTGAAGTGTTAACGCCTGAACAGTTTATAGAATGGATCAGACAATATCACCCTGTGGCACGCCAGGCAGGTCTGCAGGTAGAAAAGGCTGAAGCTGAATTACTGAGCGCAAAAGGTGGTTTCGATCCTACAGCCGGCCTTAACGCCAGCCGTAAGACGTTTGATGGCAAGAACTATTATTATTATACCAATCCTGAATTGAAGATCCCTACGCCAATAGGCATTGATGTAAAAACAGGTATCGAAAATAATGGTGGCGACTATATTACATCGGAAGTAACGAAAGGGAAGACCAGCTACCTGGGGCTCGAAGTTCCGCTGATGAAAGGACTACTGATGGACAAGCGCAGGGCAGTATTACGCCAGGCTAAAATATATCGCGACCAGAGTGAACAGGAACGCCGCAGTATGTTGAACGACCTGTTGTTCGATGCCTATACAAGTTACTGGCAGTGGGCCGGAGCCTACCAGTTGTATAGCATTTACAACCGTTATATTTCCATCGGATACAAGCGCCTTCAGCTGCTGCGCAACGCATATGCCAATGGCGACAAAGCTATGATGGACACGGTTGAAGCCTATACCCAGATCCAGAGTTATGAAATGCAGCAGGCCGATGCCCTCCTGAAGCTTAACAACGCAGCATTGGAGCTTTCCAATTTCCTATGGTTTGGCAACGATAGCGCTGTACTGTTACCCAGTCACTATAGACCCGATACCCTGCAATTTGCTATTAATAAGGAAGTAGGGCAGGTAGAAAATATTCTCAGCCAGGCGGTATTACAGCATCCCGACCTGAGAAGTTATGAGTTCAAGCTCGACGCACTTGAAGTGGAACGCAGGCTTAAATTTCAAAGTCTGCTGCCTTACCTTACGGTAAAAGCCAACCTGTTAAACAGGGATTATTATGCCCTGAAAGGTCTTAATGGCGCTTTGCTGGAGAATAATTATAAATGGGGTATAGACTTCAAACTTCCGCTGTTCTTAAGGGAAGGCCGCGGCGACTACCGGAAGGCACAGCTGAAGATCAAGGAAACAAATCTCCAGTTTGAGAACAAACGCTGGCAGGTAACAAACAAGGTGCGCTCTTATTTCAATGAATACGCGATACTACAACAGCAGTTGCGAACAACGAACAGTATGTATAACAACTACAGTGCGTTACTGCGTAACGAGGAGCTGAAGTTTTCGCAGGGTGAAAGCAGCCTGTTCATGATCAACAGCCGCGAAAGCAAGCTGATAGAACTCCTGCAAAAGCAAACGGAGCTGCGGATCAAGTACCTGAAAGCTTCTTATGCAGTATCATGGGCTGCAGGCCTGCTGCAGTAA
- a CDS encoding peptidase domain-containing ABC transporter: MSVIYMLAILAGLLQLSVPLGVQTIISFVMAGSFSTSIAVLIIMVLLGVFFNGLLQVRQLQVIEKMQQKIFVRYSFEFSDRLPKLNIEKMDQYYLPELVNRFFDTVSLQKGLEKLLLDLPAAVIQVLFGVALLSFYHPVFIAFGALLLLIVILILRLTSPQGLASALKASDYKYNVAAWMEETARVVRTLKYSKNTSMHIEKTDKLVSGYLDSRTKYFRVLLTQFWSLISFKVVITAAMLLVGAVLLVNQQINIGQFIAADIVILAIITSVEKIILSLDKVYDALVSVEKLDKVTNAEIEEGGNVIMENIDKGVAVSFHETSFTYPNGNAGVSDIKLNVPAGSIVHIAGNSGAGKSTLLRLLTGNFKKFSGSVLIDNIPIGNYRLDSLRRQTGVLLSSQDIFQGTLLENITLGSTEVSMEQITDLAAKTGLDQYVRSNKEGYDTVLDPTGNRLTNHVRQNILLVRALLGKHRLLLLEEPFEHLDSHCRSNMIDLIKADKNATVFIASQDETLSQYCNIVVHLDKGMIQNNPV, from the coding sequence GTGTCTGTTATTTACATGCTGGCCATCCTGGCCGGTTTACTCCAGCTTTCTGTTCCCCTGGGTGTGCAAACCATTATCAGTTTTGTGATGGCAGGCTCCTTTTCAACGTCTATCGCAGTACTCATCATCATGGTTTTACTGGGGGTATTCTTTAATGGTCTGTTACAGGTAAGGCAATTACAGGTAATAGAAAAAATGCAGCAGAAGATCTTTGTCCGTTATTCTTTTGAGTTCAGCGACAGGTTACCCAAGCTGAATATTGAAAAAATGGATCAATACTATTTGCCCGAACTGGTAAATCGCTTTTTTGATACAGTATCGTTACAAAAGGGATTGGAGAAGCTATTGCTCGATTTACCTGCTGCCGTCATTCAGGTGTTATTCGGCGTCGCGCTTTTATCGTTCTACCATCCTGTGTTCATTGCATTTGGCGCTTTGCTGCTGCTGATCGTTATTCTCATATTAAGGCTTACTTCACCACAGGGATTGGCTTCAGCCTTAAAAGCAAGCGACTACAAGTATAATGTTGCTGCCTGGATGGAAGAAACAGCACGTGTTGTGCGTACACTCAAGTATTCGAAGAATACGTCCATGCACATTGAAAAGACGGATAAACTGGTAAGCGGTTATCTCGATTCACGCACAAAATACTTCCGCGTATTGCTAACACAATTCTGGAGCCTTATCAGCTTTAAGGTAGTTATCACAGCAGCGATGCTGCTGGTTGGCGCAGTACTGTTGGTAAACCAGCAGATCAACATTGGTCAGTTTATTGCTGCCGACATTGTGATCCTTGCAATTATAACCTCTGTGGAAAAGATCATATTAAGCCTGGATAAGGTTTACGATGCATTGGTTTCTGTAGAAAAACTGGACAAGGTTACCAATGCCGAGATCGAAGAGGGAGGTAATGTGATAATGGAGAATATCGACAAAGGCGTTGCTGTTTCATTCCATGAAACCAGCTTTACTTATCCTAACGGTAACGCAGGAGTAAGCGATATTAAACTGAATGTACCTGCAGGCAGTATCGTTCATATTGCAGGAAATTCAGGAGCCGGTAAGTCTACACTGCTGCGGTTACTTACAGGTAACTTTAAAAAATTCAGTGGAAGCGTGCTGATCGACAACATTCCTATAGGAAATTACCGGCTCGACAGTCTGAGAAGGCAAACCGGTGTGCTGCTTAGCAGCCAGGATATATTCCAGGGTACCTTACTCGAAAATATCACATTGGGCAGTACAGAAGTAAGCATGGAGCAGATCACAGATCTGGCAGCAAAAACAGGCCTCGATCAGTATGTACGTTCCAATAAAGAAGGCTATGATACGGTCCTGGATCCTACGGGCAACCGCTTAACCAATCATGTACGCCAGAACATCCTGCTGGTAAGGGCATTACTGGGCAAACATCGCTTGCTGCTCCTCGAAGAGCCTTTTGAGCATCTCGACAGCCACTGCCGCAGCAACATGATAGACCTGATAAAGGCCGATAAAAATGCTACAGTATTCATTGCATCACAGGACGAAACATTGTCGCAATACTGTAACATAGTAGTACATCTTGATAAAGGAATGATTCAAAACAACCCTGTGTAA
- a CDS encoding YeeE/YedE family protein: MIELLKQPWPWYITGPLIGLTVPALLLLGNRSFGISATLRHICAACVPAGIPFFKYNWKAETWNLVFVIGIALGGILASTFLANPAPVEVNPALSNELARYGITNYNNLVPGDIMNWQSLLTLRGALLMIGGGFLVGFGTRYAGGCTSGHAIMGISTLQWPSLVATICFMAGGFIVANLVLPFILSL; encoded by the coding sequence ATGATAGAATTATTGAAACAGCCCTGGCCCTGGTATATCACCGGGCCCCTGATAGGGCTTACCGTTCCGGCGCTTTTGCTTTTGGGCAACCGCTCCTTCGGTATCAGCGCTACATTACGGCATATCTGTGCTGCATGTGTTCCCGCAGGCATTCCGTTCTTTAAGTACAACTGGAAGGCAGAAACCTGGAATCTTGTATTTGTAATAGGGATAGCCCTGGGGGGTATTTTGGCGTCAACTTTCCTAGCAAATCCTGCACCCGTTGAAGTAAATCCTGCATTGTCGAACGAACTCGCCAGGTACGGTATCACCAATTATAACAACCTGGTACCGGGCGATATCATGAACTGGCAATCTCTGCTTACACTTAGAGGTGCGCTATTAATGATAGGAGGCGGCTTCCTTGTTGGCTTTGGAACACGATATGCCGGCGGTTGCACCAGCGGGCATGCTATTATGGGTATTTCAACGTTGCAATGGCCCTCACTGGTAGCTACTATCTGTTTTATGGCCGGGGGATTTATAGTCGCAAACCTGGTATTACCTTTTATTCTTTCCCTGTAA
- a CDS encoding LysR substrate-binding domain-containing protein, whose amino-acid sequence MELRQLNYFLKAKELLNFTEAANHLHISQSTLSQQVKQLEDEVGVPLFDRIGKRIRLTEAGHLFAAYAARTVNAARDGLRLLDDLSNLNTGHLVVGLTYGLRGLVIPSVNKFAKQFPGITIRIFFGTSEEILEKLQNQELDFAVCFQDDTDLPNLEYQLLFYATMSLIVAAHSPLAQRESISLKEVAKLSLILPAQGYSTRKFVDTVFARQHLKPNIAIEINDIPTLLDLARTGNWHTILTQTTVQAQTPVPGQHSLKAVPIEGNKMVRQAVMITLAGIYKKKAVIAFETLLLELAVN is encoded by the coding sequence ATGGAACTTCGTCAGCTCAACTATTTCTTAAAAGCGAAAGAGTTACTCAATTTTACAGAAGCAGCCAACCATCTGCACATCAGCCAGAGTACGCTGTCACAACAGGTCAAGCAGCTGGAGGATGAGGTGGGAGTGCCTTTGTTCGACAGGATAGGCAAGCGGATCAGGCTTACTGAAGCGGGGCATTTATTTGCGGCCTATGCTGCGAGAACCGTAAATGCAGCGCGTGACGGGCTTCGCCTGCTGGATGATCTCAGCAACCTGAATACCGGTCACCTGGTAGTAGGGCTTACCTATGGGCTACGGGGGCTTGTCATTCCGTCGGTGAACAAGTTTGCGAAGCAGTTTCCGGGTATTACGATCCGTATATTTTTTGGGACCTCAGAAGAGATCCTGGAGAAACTACAAAACCAGGAACTGGATTTTGCGGTGTGTTTCCAGGACGATACGGATCTGCCTAACCTGGAATACCAGCTGTTATTTTATGCCACTATGTCCTTGATTGTGGCGGCTCATTCTCCTTTGGCGCAAAGAGAAAGTATTTCGCTTAAGGAAGTAGCCAAGCTGTCGCTGATCTTACCGGCCCAGGGATACAGTACGCGGAAGTTTGTAGATACGGTGTTTGCCCGTCAGCATCTGAAGCCGAATATCGCTATTGAAATAAACGATATTCCTACTTTGCTTGACCTGGCAAGAACCGGGAACTGGCATACTATTCTTACCCAGACTACTGTTCAGGCGCAGACGCCTGTTCCGGGGCAGCATTCGCTGAAAGCTGTTCCTATTGAAGGGAACAAGATGGTGAGGCAGGCAGTGATGATAACACTGGCAGGCATTTATAAGAAGAAGGCGGTAATTGCTTTTGAAACGCTTTTGCTGGAACTGGCTGTTAATTGA